One window of the Rhizorhabdus dicambivorans genome contains the following:
- the flhA gene encoding flagellar biosynthesis protein FlhA, with protein sequence MAAPASVTRKLWAVTGKSAVLPLATLMLVGLMVIPVPSFVLDMGFIANIMISLAVLMVALNAAKPLDFSSFPTVLLFATLLRLSLNVASTRVVLVDGHTGPAAAGHVIESFGNFLIGGDYAVGLFVFGILMVINLVVITKGAGRVSEVSARFTLDAMPGKQMAIDADLNAGLLTPEEAKARRQEVATEADFYGSMDGASKFVKGDAVAGVLILVINILGGLILGTLSHGLSLSEAASTYIILAIGDALVAQVPALLLSIAAASIVTRVSSPLDLPGQITSQFGSPRAWYPVAAILALLGVVPGMPHFIVLSAAGVAGFVAWKLGKAKKVQAAVEVAKAEAANAPAPVSPNSIDWNEISDGSALGLELGYGLVNLVDERKGAPLMARITGIRRQLSRELGFVVPLVRVRDNLSLAPNAYRITVAGVIMGEDECYPEQLLALDSGDLEGRVEGRECRDPSFGLEAVWISPDKRGDAIVAGYTVVDPATVIATHLNQVIAGTCADLFGMDEAQRLLDTLKEAAPQLVAGLTPQPLTLAQISSACRALLSEGVPLKDFRRIAEAMVDAAGQSADAAALVENIRARIGALIVQTLVPVKMPLPVVTLDAGLESLLAQAVRTSPGAAHPFEPALANRIVSAISEASAPLVNSATRFAIVTSPIARRALARLLKPHLPETPVMSFLEIPDGKPVEVAAVVGGGPAQNNAGALGRPMETAE encoded by the coding sequence ATGGCGGCGCCCGCATCGGTGACTCGCAAGCTCTGGGCGGTGACGGGGAAGAGCGCGGTGCTGCCGCTCGCGACGCTGATGCTCGTCGGGCTGATGGTGATCCCGGTGCCCAGCTTCGTGCTGGACATGGGCTTCATCGCCAACATCATGATATCGCTGGCCGTGCTGATGGTGGCGCTGAACGCCGCCAAGCCGCTGGATTTCTCCTCCTTTCCGACCGTGCTGCTGTTCGCGACCCTGCTGCGGCTGTCGCTGAACGTCGCTTCCACCCGCGTCGTCCTGGTCGACGGGCATACCGGGCCGGCGGCGGCGGGGCATGTGATCGAGAGCTTCGGCAATTTCCTGATCGGCGGCGACTATGCCGTCGGCCTGTTCGTGTTCGGCATCCTGATGGTGATCAACCTGGTGGTGATCACCAAGGGCGCCGGCCGCGTCTCCGAAGTGTCGGCACGCTTCACCCTGGACGCGATGCCCGGCAAGCAGATGGCGATCGACGCCGACCTGAACGCCGGCCTGCTGACCCCCGAGGAAGCCAAGGCGCGCCGCCAGGAAGTGGCCACCGAGGCCGATTTCTACGGATCGATGGACGGCGCCAGCAAGTTCGTGAAGGGCGATGCCGTCGCCGGCGTGCTGATCCTGGTGATCAACATATTGGGCGGCCTGATCCTGGGCACGCTGAGCCACGGCCTGTCGCTGTCGGAGGCCGCATCCACCTATATCATCCTGGCGATCGGCGACGCGCTGGTGGCGCAGGTGCCCGCGCTGCTGCTGTCGATCGCGGCGGCATCGATCGTCACCCGCGTGTCCAGCCCGCTGGACCTGCCGGGGCAGATCACATCGCAATTCGGCTCGCCCCGCGCCTGGTATCCGGTGGCGGCGATCCTGGCGCTGCTGGGCGTGGTGCCCGGCATGCCGCACTTCATCGTCCTGTCGGCGGCCGGCGTGGCGGGCTTCGTCGCCTGGAAGCTGGGCAAGGCGAAGAAGGTGCAGGCCGCGGTCGAGGTGGCGAAGGCCGAGGCGGCGAACGCGCCCGCCCCGGTTTCGCCGAACAGCATCGACTGGAACGAGATTTCCGACGGATCCGCGCTGGGGCTGGAGCTGGGCTATGGCCTGGTCAACCTGGTCGACGAGCGCAAGGGCGCGCCGCTGATGGCGCGGATCACCGGCATCCGCCGCCAGCTGAGCCGCGAACTGGGCTTCGTGGTGCCGCTGGTGCGGGTGCGCGACAACCTCAGCCTCGCCCCCAACGCCTATCGCATCACCGTGGCCGGCGTGATCATGGGCGAGGACGAATGCTATCCCGAACAGCTGCTGGCGCTGGACAGCGGCGACCTGGAAGGCCGGGTGGAAGGCCGCGAGTGCCGCGATCCAAGCTTCGGGCTGGAAGCGGTGTGGATCAGCCCGGACAAGCGCGGCGACGCGATCGTCGCGGGCTATACCGTGGTCGACCCCGCCACCGTGATCGCGACCCACCTAAACCAGGTGATCGCCGGCACCTGCGCCGACCTGTTCGGCATGGACGAGGCGCAGCGCCTGCTGGACACGCTGAAGGAGGCCGCGCCGCAGCTGGTGGCCGGGCTGACGCCGCAGCCGCTGACGCTGGCGCAGATATCGTCGGCGTGCCGCGCGCTGCTGTCCGAAGGGGTGCCGCTGAAGGATTTCCGCCGCATAGCCGAGGCGATGGTGGACGCGGCCGGCCAATCGGCCGACGCCGCCGCGCTGGTGGAGAATATCCGCGCCCGGATCGGCGCGCTGATCGTGCAGACGCTGGTGCCGGTGAAGATGCCGCTGCCGGTCGTCACCCTGGACGCGGGGCTGGAATCGCTGCTGGCGCAGGCGGTGCGCACATCGCCCGGCGCCGCCCATCCGTTCGAGCCGGCGCTGGCCAACCGCATCGTCTCCGCGATTTCCGAAGCGTCGGCGCCGCTGGTCAACAGCGCGACCCGCTTCGCGATCGTCACATCGCCGATCGCGCGCCGCGCGCTCGCCCGGCTGCTGAAACCGCATCTGCCCGAAACCCCCGTCATGTCCTTCCTCGAGATTCCCGACGGCAAGCCCGTCGAGGTCGCGGCGGTGGTGGGCGGCGGGCCCGCCCAGAACAATGCCGGCGCGCTTGGCCGGCCGATGGAGACGGCTGAATGA